The following nucleotide sequence is from Pararge aegeria chromosome 13, ilParAegt1.1, whole genome shotgun sequence.
TTCACGTGCTGAAAGCCTATTTCACCGTACTGCTCAAAACAGACTTTACCGCAGCATTGCGTGTTGTCACGCAAGCTTGGCAAGCTATCGACCAAACTTTAAGAAGCTCTCTGTATAGTTTACGGTCGAACTATAGTGGCTACGTGACCTAAGCTAGTGTGTGTTTTAAAGTGATCTTCAAACAACAATAAGTTGttttaagtatgtatattatgtgctGAGTGGAAGTTGAAGTTACTAATTGGTCTTCTAACCGACtctacattaaattaaaattcaaaatttctttattcatgtgggcctagcacaggcacttatgaagcgtttatacatatatgtttacataattgtaaggggctggtgataacttcgttcgccaacttaagcctaaagctacgagggtacctaacgcgcctggtctaagaaaagcccacaacaaacttagccgggtaatttttttttgtaatcaccatctcacagtaaattaatactaaGCTATGAAGtgagagcaattcatacccaagcttttttatcgtttaagtaatcctcaacattataataggatttttctgtaagcttacgttttatataaactttgaacttattgagagacagctcaaagattttattcggtaatttgttataaaataatatacaattgcccttgaatgaattagcagttttatgtagcctagtaaactgcactgcAATGATTAATATTAGCCtaaaacagtccactgttggacccTCTGTTGCAGTCCAcggcagtagtagcacagagtcgCTGCCGTACCTACGACACTCGCGGGAAGAGTGGTGCTGGTGAaaactgttttctgatctgccgtcaccacacaaaTCTTCATTATACTCGTATCTAGTGATTATATTGTAGAGTCGGAAGTAAGAACGCCTAATAAGTATTcctattcaaataaaaacttcCTCACGGCTAACATGGGTTGGGGACATTTTCTCCACGGGCCACTCCGGCACGGTAACAGGGTAAACTTCGCCTTTCCCCTGTTACCGTGCCTTGGCAGGTGGACTGGTATATTTTTTcagagaggcacagtctattaccattttattttattaaattaccataattattttaaaaaaactggttaaatatcattttttgtctgaatcttcgaaactttaacattattgtctattcccttctgttttgttTGGGGTTTGAcagtattgtatatatttatgttttattgatattcatACTATAGgtgtatattaattatcagtacacatatattataatgtaagtttattatatgtatatatgcaaatatatatgtttatatatatgcaccacctacctctcttcttgagctgttttacgcatttggttgcttggaagagatcgctatgtagcgctGACcgcaaattgtatacttttagtaaaatttttatttatatattttctataggtatgtttatgtggtttacaataaaagtgtattcattcattaattttttccTCGTCATTAGATATAATAGAGTGATAAATTTTGTCTTCTGCCAGGAAATAAGAACAGTAGTTAATTGAATTTCGCTCCTAAAATGAATATGTTCCAATCAATTCTGGAGACGGTACCTAAGACGCGGTCGCAGATGGTCAACGAGCTAGATATACCGGATGTGGCAGTTCAGCCGTACATTTGGAGCGAACCCGACGACTCTATTGACACTGACAGTATCCCGTCTATCACCATTGATGAATTTGATGTGAGGACTGTCAGCTCGGAGTCAAGCCTGGCGCTATCGAGAGCAATGACCGACTCGGAAATTGATTACGAGCGGTATAAATTGGTAAGTTTATAAAGCTAGCTGGTATGCATTAGTTTTAGCTTAAGGTACTTATGTTTTAAGAACAGAAGTAAGGAACAAagttaaaattcttaaataaaaacaaattaaattagtgTAGTGCAGAGATTTGTGCACATTAGAATTGGCACCAATGTCTGCCTTTCAATCTGCCACTAAAAGCGATATTCTTCGGTCCCATTCATTATCACTGATATCTGATAAAAGTTACCAAAGTGACAACTACCTTGGATAAGAGATGGACGTTAGCGTCTCAGGTGCTAGAGTGGCGACTCTGCACTGGAAAACGCAGTATTGGTAAACCCCCGGAAGGTGGATAGATGACATAAAACGAGCAGTTGTATATAAGCGGCACAAAAGCGAGTGGAAAACTTCGCAAAAAAATTACGTTCCTCAATGGACAAACTGTGgttaagattataaataaatggcgTAGGACCCTGGAGTGTGGAAGTCCTCACAAAattaaaagacctatgtccaacagtggaagTTTTTTCAGTGAActtatgatgataaaaaatttgaatttattcctCAGGCCCGTGGTAGGTCAATgctttaagtttatattacgaGGGCTTTACACGATATACTTACAAAATACTATAAGATCGGCCTGGGCCCAAGATTGGATTATAGGCTAATGATGGCATgatgactgttttttttaatctacaatAATAGTTATACTTACTTTACATTACTCTGCATTATCGCTTTCGGTTACAGCTCAAGAATAGGAGGTTCAGCGATCCTTGGATCCAGATGAAGATTGCAATCGATGCTTTCCCACCGGGCTATATCGACTCGTTGAACAGGTATCACTAACAAAAACAAGattcatgtaggcctgtcaCGTCAGAAGAGTTCATAACTACCGATTTGTTTTCATTATTGTGGggttatgatgatgactaaatTCGTTAGTTAAAAAGTAAAGCTAGGAGAGTTCCAAAAGCACCTTTCCTGCACGGATAACACGtccattatttggatattatttccagtcGGGCGCCAATGCTAGTGGAGTGGATAAATGTTACACTTTTTGTCCTTTCCCGTGGAGACAAATGGAGGAGTAGGTACTGGCTCACAACTATTTTCACATTTTGTTAAACCCGGCTGTGTTTAACAAAATTTCGCAGCACCCCTGATAGCCTGATTAAAGTTACTGATATTTGAAGCTAACTTAACagcaaattcaatttatttcaatctGGAAACAGGGCCCTAATTTCCAAGGTTGAATGTTTCAAGCTCATTAGGTTATCTAAACTCTGAATCTCTCTCTGTGATAGTGCGTGACAGCAGTAGGGTGCTacaaatatagatagatacagTTGGAGTATAGcagagaaatataaataaagtcgaCCCAAGCCATTCCATTCTAGTTTCAAAGGAAGCTCCTCGGAAAGCACGGAGGAGTCGAGCAGGGAACGACATCGGTACAACGAGGAATTGAAGCTGAAGATGGAAAGGTTCTTCGAGGAGGAGTGCCGAGTGTTTTCACCCGATGACCCTGGCCTGATTGCGTTAGAAGAAGCTTTGCAGGACACTCAGATAAAGGTTTGCTCTGCCcccgtaaataaaaaattcaaattaccaGAGTTTGTTTTCAGCTATTTTCAATAACACAGGAGACTTCGGGAGAGTTTTATCTATACCTAtgggtaataaaaaataaacacaaaataatttattttcaagtcatgcgattttttattaactcaaaTGTATGGAAGATTGCGTTCTAAGTAAGTAATCGATTTCATCTTTTCAGAGCAGTGACTTGGATAGCAACGTTTCGTGAAGAATTGGAGCAGGCTAATTTTGTAATAAGCTTTCTACatctaatttatttagtttttatcaaATCGTGATGttataaaagtgaaattttGTTGTTAACTAGAATGACTCAATCACTCCATCGATACTggcaaaattttgcattttgGCAGCTTGTATCCTGGCGACCATCCTATGTCTCCGAaggatttaaacaaataaactatgCGGGCTACgattaaaacttattatactaaaactttAGGCTTCGCTTCTACCTAACAGTAGGTACTAGGATAACAGAAATTAAAGGTACGTTTATTAGTCCGATCACTAATTTCACGTCAAGTGAAGGCGGGAACTTTTGTTTAATAGCGGCGTTATGTGGAGCTTTCAAAGGATGGTGTCAATAAAACAATGtatatttgtgtaaaatgtattttaatgggAATGATTTCCAACATCACAACAACAGGTATATGGTTTTTATCGTCGACcatcacaatattattttaaacaacgaATTGCAACTCTAAAAATCAGCAGTCCTATAGGTTGCTTAACTAATACATCCAACCTGCGTCCGAGGTCCGTTGCTCAAAAGACACATGAGCAAGTCTTGCTTACAGACTCTACCCAGACTATAGACCAAGGCAAAAAGTAAGCAAATTAAGTTTTGACCAGGTTACAGAAATCTTGTTTGCTTTTACtcaattacattaattaaattccacgattttcatgaaaataatacaagtaCATTTTGTTAGCTTTCCCCGGCCTTCCCTCAAGCAAACAATGTTCTTTGCCTCCTTTAGAAATTTGCACGCCACCTCGGACACAGGTTTGAAGTATGAGTTTGGCTATCGCGTAAGGACAGAGCTTTGACAGCGCAATGTGATAGTTCCATTGGGTCCTGATTAGCTGGCACTATTCCGTTATTGGCCACATTGCACTttaccataaataaaattaattaaaaataattaattaaatcaaaaactaaTGCGATTATCGCAATGTAGTAATCAAAAATTTGGTGCTAAGCCTAGGTATATCGATGAACCGCGAAGAATCGCGCTTTGGGTGGTTACTATCGATAGTATCATCGATAGTATCGATAGTACAAAAAAGTATCGAAAGCTAACCAAGTGTCTAGCGTGAAATGTTTAACCTATTCGATCGTGCAGAGAGCTCCATCTAGTTTTGTACCAGATATAAACTGTTTCCCTATATttcaact
It contains:
- the LOC120628997 gene encoding uncharacterized protein LOC120628997, with translation MNMFQSILETVPKTRSQMVNELDIPDVAVQPYIWSEPDDSIDTDSIPSITIDEFDVRTVSSESSLALSRAMTDSEIDYERYKLLKNRRFSDPWIQMKIAIDAFPPGYIDSLNSFKGSSSESTEESSRERHRYNEELKLKMERFFEEECRVFSPDDPGLIALEEALQDTQIKSSDLDSNVS